A stretch of the Nicotiana tabacum cultivar K326 chromosome 6, ASM71507v2, whole genome shotgun sequence genome encodes the following:
- the LOC107804369 gene encoding uncharacterized protein LOC107804369 has translation MKAAMLNSVTLSSSTICHHYTKPISRINLNFRIRASLSTSANMATGTTTKVAPAIIVGGGRVGRALQDLGNGDDVLVKRGEPVPVDFAGPILVCTRNDDLEAVLEATPKSRWSDLVFFQNGMLEPWFQSKGLGDADQVLAYFAVSKLGEPPTDGKTDTNPEGLTAAYGKWASAVAARLQAGGLSCKVLEKEPFQKQMLEKLIWICAFMLVGARHPGATVGAVEKEYRSEVSQLIAELAAAAAAEKGLVFEEAMEDRLCAYSRAVAHFPTAVKEFKWRNGWFYSLSEKAIAEGKPDPCPLHTAWLKELKIV, from the exons ATGAAGGCAGCAATGTTGAACTCTGTCACACTTTCTAGCTCAACAATTTGCCACCACTACACAAAACCCATTTCAAGAATCAACCTCAATTTCAGAATTAGAGCATCATTATCCACCTCAGCTAATATGGCTACTGGCACCACAACAAAAGTAGCTCCTGCAATCATAGTCGGAGGTGGACGCGTGGGCAGAGCTTTACAAGATTTGGGTAATGGAGATGATGTTTTGGTTAAAAGGGGTGAACCTGTTCCCGTTGATTTTGCTGGTCCAATATTGGTTTGCACTAGGAATGATGATCTTGAAGCAGTACTTGAAGCTACTCCTAAATCTCGTTGGAGCG ATTTGGTATTTTTCCAGAATGGAATGCTGGAGCCTTGGTTCCAAAGTAAAGGTCTCGGTGATGCAGACCAAGTTTTGGCATATTTTGCAGTATCAAAACTTGGTGAACCTCCTACTGATGGGAAAACTGATACCAATCCAGAAGGATTGACTGCAGCTTATGGAAAATGGGCATCTGCAGTGGCTGCAAGATTACAGGCTGGTGGACTCTCTTGCAAG GTACTTGAGAAGGAGCCTTTTCAGAAGCAAATGTTGGAGAAGCTTATATGGATATGTGCTTTCATGCTTGTTGGAGCTCGTCATCCTGGAGCAACAGTAGGTGCTGTTGAAAAAGAGTATCGCTCTGAG GTGTCTCAACTGATCGCTGAGCTTGCAGCTGCAGCTGCTGCAGAGAAAGGTCTAGTTTTTGAGGAAGCGATGGAGGATAGGCTGTGCGCTTACTCCCGAGCGGTTGCACACTTTCCAACAGCTGTCAAGGAG TTCAAATGGAGAAACGGATGGTTCTATTCACTCTCTGAGAAGGCAATCGCAGAAGGGAAACCTGATCCGTGCCCATTACACACTGCATGGCTTAAAGAACTAAAAATAGTCTAA